The genomic interval ACAGCGTCGGCCCTATCAAAGAGGAAACGCGTGAACGTGTATTACAAGCCGCGGCTGAGCTTGGATACGTACCGAATGCGCTTGCTCAGCAATTTGCTCGAAGGAAGAGCGGGAATATTGGCGTCATATTGCCATTCGTGCCAAAAGTTCATTTGTTTTCCACTTACTATTTTTCGGAAATATTAAGTGGAATCGGTGAAACAGCGAAGCGCTGCGGCTATGACCTGCTTCTTATTTTTAGAGAACCAGATGGGGAGAGAGATTACGCTAAACTATTTCGCATGCATAAGATTGATGCTTGCATCGTTTTAGGCTCACAAAATGTGCCTGAGGAAAGAGCCGCCCTTGCTGAGCTGAAGGCTGAAAACTTTCCTTTCTGCCTTGTGAATCAGCGGTTTGATGCGGAGCATTATCGTACTGTCGATGCTGACCATGTTTCAGGCAGCAAGGCGGCCGTATCGCATTTGTTGAGTCAGGGCAGCCGCAGAATTGCTTTTGTTAACGGTCCGCTGCAATATTCAAATAGTGCCGATAGGCAGGAAGGCTACAAAGCGGCTCTAATGGAAGCGGGACTTGCTTATGAGCTGAGTCTAATCTATCACGGTAATTACAGCCGAAAGAGCGGGGCGGAGCTCGCGGAGCAATTGGCGGAACAAATTAAAGAAGGCAATATCGATGCGGTATTTGCGGCTAATGATCGAATGGCAATCGGCCTGATGCAGCGCTTGCGGGAACTG from Paenibacillus sp. FSL K6-3182 carries:
- a CDS encoding LacI family DNA-binding transcriptional regulator; translation: MIISRKEVAKLAGVSEATVSRVMNSVGPIKEETRERVLQAAAELGYVPNALAQQFARRKSGNIGVILPFVPKVHLFSTYYFSEILSGIGETAKRCGYDLLLIFREPDGERDYAKLFRMHKIDACIVLGSQNVPEERAALAELKAENFPFCLVNQRFDAEHYRTVDADHVSGSKAAVSHLLSQGSRRIAFVNGPLQYSNSADRQEGYKAALMEAGLAYELSLIYHGNYSRKSGAELAEQLAEQIKEGNIDAVFAANDRMAIGLMQRLRELGVEAGEHYALVGYDDSDGSRIISPRLSTVAVPFYEMGKLAAARLLDPDQKTKTTDSQTDVLPVSLITRETSRLKR